AATTGCACCGGTCGCAGCACCAAGCGTGGTTGGCTTTCCACCTTTTATCCATTCGACGGCTACCCAGCTAACTGTTGCGGCTGTCGCAGCAAGGTGTGTGACCACAAATGCATTTGTGGCAAGTCCGCCCGAGGCAAGTGCACTACCTGCATTAAACCCAAACCAGCCAAACCAGAGAATTCCGGTTCCGATTATAGTCAAGGGGATGTTGTGCGGTATTACAGGCTCCGTTCCAAATCCTTTACGTCTGCCGGTATATATTGCTGCAGCAAGAGCAGCTGCACCAGAGCTTGCATGAACCACGATTCCGCCTGCAAAGTCAAGCACGCCCATATTGCGAAGCCAACCACCGACTCCCCAGACCCAGTGCGCAACTGGGAGATATACGATGATAAACCATCCAATGGTAAAAGCCAGGAATGACTTAAACTTAATGCGCTCAGCAAATGCACCGGTGATAAGAGCAGGGGTGATGATTGCAAACATCGCTTGATAAATCATGAAAGCCTCATGAGGAATGGTTGGCGCGTAATCCGTGTTGGGAGCAAGTCCCACACCTTTGAGGCCGACCCAGCTCAAGTCGCCAATAAGTCCTAACTTATCTGGGCCAAATGCTAAGCTATATCCAAAAAGTGCCCATAATATATTTATAATGCCTAGTATAATGAAGCTTTGCATTATTGTGCTCAGCACGTTTTTGCTTCTTACCATACCCCCGTAAAATAGAGCAAGCCCTGGGGTCATAAACATGACCATAGCGGCGGCAAAAAGAATAAAGGCAGTGTCCCCTGTGTTAATAGGTTGCATGGTATCCCTCCATTTTTAAGCATATTCTAGAGGGATGTTGTTACGTATATGTTTCTTTAAGATTAAATGTATGTTAACGAAGCCATCAGCTAATAACTAATGCTGATAGCTGGCAGCTGATGGCTGGAGAAAGGAGCCCATGGGCTCCTTTCTCTATATGGCATCTTTGCCACGCTCACCGGTTCTTATCCTGATGACTTCCTCAGCAGGAAGAACAAATATCTTGCCGTCCCCGATTTTGCCGGTTTTTGCAGAATCAATAATGGTATTAACTACCTGGTTAGCAAGATCGTCGTCCACAAGAATCTCAAGTTTTACCTTTGGCACGAAATCGACTCTGTATTCTGCTCCACGGTAGACCTCGGTGTGCCCCTTTTGGCGGCCAAAGCCCTGAACCTCAGATACGGTTAACCCATTGATACCTATGGAGCTTAGCGCGTCTTTTACTTCATCGAGCTTAAATGGCTTGATTATCGCCTCAATCTTCTTCATAAGTACCTCCTTATGATCTATCTAATAATGGGTTTGACTGTACCGCGTAACTGGGCTCAGTACTGGGTGCCGGTTGGAATACTGAACCAGATGTGCCATGCTCCAGTGCACCGCTAAAGCCGCCAAGTGCGTAGCCAGTTTCGTTGTGCTGCGAGAGGTCAAGACCGGTATCCTCGTCTTCTTCGCTAACTCTTAGACCCATGATTGCATTGATAACTTTTAGCATCACAAAAGAGGCTATGAATGAGTAGCCAATGGTTACGCCGATCGCTAATAGCTGCTTGCCCAGTAGCGCTGCATTGCCATGAATGAGACCATTTACGCCGGCTGGGTTGATAACTGTTGAAGCAAACACGCCAGTTAGTATCGCTCCGATGATTCCGCCAACGCCATGCACGCCAACAACATCAAGAGAGTCATCATATCCGAACCTGAACTTGAGCCCAACCGCCAGGTAGCAGAGAATTCCAGCTGCAAGACCGATGGCTATCGCTGCAACCGGGCCGACAAATCCTGATGCCGGAGTTATTGCAACTAAACCGGCAACTGCACCAGAGGCTGCGCCAAGCGTTGTGGGCTTACCAGTTTTGATCTTCTCGGCAAAAGCCCACCCCAGGGCACCCATAGCTGATGCAATGTGAGTGACCACAAATGCAATTGCTGCAAGGCCGCCCGATGTGAGCGCGCTACCTGCGTTAAACCCGAACCAGCCGAACCATAGTATCGCCGCACCCAAAATCGTCATTGGAAGGTTGTGCGGATGCATAGCCTCTTTCATAAATCCTTTGCGCTTCCCAATAATTAGTACTGCAGCAAGGGCCGCAAACGCTGCATTGATGTGAACAACTGTACCTCCCGCGAAATCAAGCGCACCAAGATTTCTGATCCAGCCGCCAACACCCCAGACCCAGTGCGCAACCGGACTGTAGACGAAGGTCATCCACGCGATCATAAATACTATAAAAGAGCTAAACTTAATCCTTTCAGCGAACGCACCTGTGATAAGAGCTGGGGTAATAACTGCAAACATTAGCTGAAACGCCATGAACAAGATATGTGGTACGGTAGCCGCGTAATCGGCATTTGGCGCTATGCCGACTCCTTTCAAACCGGACCAGCTCAGATCTCCGATGATTCCAAATTTATCTGGACCAAAAGCCAGGCTGTAGCCGTACAACACCCAGATGATGGTGCCTATGCCAAGCATGATAAAGCTTTGCATTATTGTACCTAGTACATTTTTGCTTCTTACCATACCCCCGTAGAACAAGGCAAGCCCAGGGGTCATAAACATGACCAGAGCTGTTGCAATCAACATCCAAGCTGTATCGCCTGTGTTGATGTTTTGCATTTGAATCCCTCCATTAAAAATTTAATTTTGCAGCTGCTTGTTTGTTGATTATCGCTGCTCAGTGTTTCAAACGAATTTCACTGTGGTTAAATGTTTGTTGCTGTTTGGTTACAGGAGGATTTCAAAGATGTTAACAACGCGTTAATTGAAGTACCGAAGTCTTGAATTGCCAAGATCTTTTTAAAGGTCTTAAAGCCTCTTTACTTGCTTTTATTAGCTATTAGCTAATAGCTAATGCCTAAAAGCTATCAGCTAATAGCTTAAAAGCTGACCACTAATGAGTAGGGACTATTTATGGCCTGATTATCTATACTTACCTTATTTTTTAGATTATCCTAGGAGCTAGCGGCTAGAAGGTAGAGCTATTTTGGAGGTTTAAATGTTTAAAATCAACTATACACAAATTACGCCAACGAGCGTGGAAGAAGACGGTGCAAGTGGCGTCTCGTTGAGGTGGGTGATATCAGAAAAAGAGGGGGCGGAGAATTTTGCCCTGCGCGTTTTTACTGTCGAGCCGGGGGGCCACACACCGCTTCACACCCATCCCTGGGAGCATGAGGTTTTTATTCTTAAAGGAAGCGGTGCCGTTGTCAATGAGGGTAGGGATGTCCCGATGAGTGCGGGCGACGTAATATTTGTGCCTGCGGACGAGGAGCATCAGTTCAAAAACACAGCAGACTCTGTGATGGAGTTCATCTGCTTGATACCAATATCAAAGAAGTGCACGCTTTAATGAATTAGCAATCAGCTGTCAGCAATCAGCTGTCAGCTTTTTATTTCTTATGTTTTAAGCGGATAGATGATGGCTGATAGTTTTAAGTACGCTAGGTAGAGATAGCGGTAACGTTAAATTTTTCGTAGAATTTAACCACTTAATTTTGATCGAGGGAATATCGTGGACAAATTGCAAAACGGCGTTAAGGCATGCCGTCTCTTTATCGGCTTGCCAGAAGAAGACTTAAATGAGCTTTGCTCAATAGCAATGTATGCGAAATTTAAGCGTGGCGAGGTCATCTTCTGCGATGGAGATGCAGGCGAGGGGTTCTACATTGTAATAAGTGGCCGGGTTAAAATTTATAAGCTTGGCACAGACGGGCGCGAGCAGATACTTCACTTTGTCCACAATGGCGACCCTTTCGGCGAGATCACGCTTTTTGCCGGCACCGCATACCCAGCTTTTGCCAAAGCAGTCTCTGATGTAGAGGCACTTTTCTTTAGGCGTGATGATTTTAAAGCCCTTGTTGAAAGAAATCCCCAGCTTAGCTTGAACATGATTGCGATCATGTCTTTTCACTTGAGGCGGTTCGCAGCTCTCATTGAGGACCTCTCGCTAAAAGATGTCCCTGCAAGAGTTGCGCAATACCTACTTAACCTTGCCGCAAAAGGCGGTAGAGAAAAAGATGGAGCTGTTGAAATAGAGCTTGACATGAGCAAGACCGAACTTGCCCAAAGGCTCGGTACGATCAGTGAGACTATCTCTCGAACTCTTGGCAAGATGAAATCAAGCGGCATTATTGATACCAACGGTAAAAGAGTCATCATCCTGGATATGGATATGCTCGAGGAAGTAGCCTCTGGTATTGGGAAGTAAAAGCAGTTTCGAATTACGAATTTCAAGCGACGAACTGTTAAAGTGCCAAAGTCAAGAAGTGTCAATGTATTTTATTTATTGACTTTGGTACGTTGGCATATCAAGGCCAGCCCCACTTTTCAGCCACATTTCAAAAATTTTCTCCATCCTTGACTTAAGTCAAAGGCAACTAATCCTATCAACTTTATAATCTAAAGTTAGATTTAAGCTTTTTAAGCGGTAAAGGAGGTTGTCATGGCAACTAAAACGGTCAGAAAGATCATCCATATAGATGAAGAAAGATGTAACGGCTGTGGTCTTTGTGTGAGCCCATGCGTTGAAGGGGCTATCGAGATAGTTGATGGCAAAGCTAAAGTTGTAAAAGACGAGCTTTGCGATGGGGCAGGCTTCTGCCTGGGCATCTGCCCGATGGATGCGCTCACCATTATCGAGCGCGAAGCTGATGAGTTCAGCGAAGATGCTGTACGCGAGCATAAGGCTACTCATAAAGTAGATCCGGTAACTCAGTATTGCCACTGGTGCCGCACGCCCGATACCGTGCGCCCACTTCTTCCGGCCCGCTATCAAGGAAATAGCGTTTGGGTCTGTGTGAAATGTCTGCCACCGCTTATTCATGGATAATGTCGAAGCAGGGCTAAAGCCCTGCGCTACGAGCTAGGAGTAAATAAAAGGAGGATGAGAGATGTTTTGTTATCAGTGCGAGCAAGTATCAAAAGGTAAAGGTTGTACAGTGGCAGGGGTTTGTGGAAAAGATGCAGAAACTGCCGCCCTTCAAGACCTTCTAATCCATGCGCTAAAAGGGATATCCCTTTTAGCATCCGAGGGAAGGAAGGTTGGCGTAATTGACTCAGAAACAAACATGTTTACGATCGAGGCGCTTTTTGCAACTCTAACCAACGTAAACTTCGACCCGGAAAGGCTGGCAGGATTGGTTAAGCGTGCAGTTG
The DNA window shown above is from Bacillota bacterium and carries:
- a CDS encoding ammonium transporter, which gives rise to MNTGDTAFILFAAAMVMFMTPGLALFYGGMVRSKNVLSTIMQSFIILGIINILWALFGYSLAFGPDKLGLIGDLSWVGLKGVGLAPNTDYAPTIPHEAFMIYQAMFAIITPALITGAFAERIKFKSFLAFTIGWFIIVYLPVAHWVWGVGGWLRNMGVLDFAGGIVVHASSGAAALAAAIYTGRRKGFGTEPVIPHNIPLTIIGTGILWFGWFGFNAGSALASGGLATNAFVVTHLAATAATVSWVAVEWIKGGKPTTLGAATGAIAGLATITPAAGYVSPMAAIIIGLVAGIICYYAISLKFKFGYDDSLDVVGVHGVGGILGTLSAGMFASAAINKAAGNGLLFGNPSLLGVQALAVFAVVTFSFIASLAIFKVVDILFGVRVEEEDEVTGLDLTQHSEVGYDLSGLGGSAGGLVTATAFSAHLSPEVSSVSGETSLTPDN
- a CDS encoding P-II family nitrogen regulator: MKKIEAIIKPFKLDEVKDALSSIGINGLTVSEVQGFGRQKGHTEVYRGAEYRVDFVPKVKLEILVDDDLANQVVNTIIDSAKTGKIGDGKIFVLPAEEVIRIRTGERGKDAI
- a CDS encoding ammonium transporter, which encodes MQNINTGDTAWMLIATALVMFMTPGLALFYGGMVRSKNVLGTIMQSFIMLGIGTIIWVLYGYSLAFGPDKFGIIGDLSWSGLKGVGIAPNADYAATVPHILFMAFQLMFAVITPALITGAFAERIKFSSFIVFMIAWMTFVYSPVAHWVWGVGGWIRNLGALDFAGGTVVHINAAFAALAAVLIIGKRKGFMKEAMHPHNLPMTILGAAILWFGWFGFNAGSALTSGGLAAIAFVVTHIASAMGALGWAFAEKIKTGKPTTLGAASGAVAGLVAITPASGFVGPVAAIAIGLAAGILCYLAVGLKFRFGYDDSLDVVGVHGVGGIIGAILTGVFASTVINPAGVNGLIHGNAALLGKQLLAIGVTIGYSFIASFVMLKVINAIMGLRVSEEDEDTGLDLSQHNETGYALGGFSGALEHGTSGSVFQPAPSTEPSYAVQSNPLLDRS
- a CDS encoding cupin domain-containing protein is translated as MFKINYTQITPTSVEEDGASGVSLRWVISEKEGAENFALRVFTVEPGGHTPLHTHPWEHEVFILKGSGAVVNEGRDVPMSAGDVIFVPADEEHQFKNTADSVMEFICLIPISKKCTL
- a CDS encoding Crp/Fnr family transcriptional regulator, giving the protein MDKLQNGVKACRLFIGLPEEDLNELCSIAMYAKFKRGEVIFCDGDAGEGFYIVISGRVKIYKLGTDGREQILHFVHNGDPFGEITLFAGTAYPAFAKAVSDVEALFFRRDDFKALVERNPQLSLNMIAIMSFHLRRFAALIEDLSLKDVPARVAQYLLNLAAKGGREKDGAVEIELDMSKTELAQRLGTISETISRTLGKMKSSGIIDTNGKRVIILDMDMLEEVASGIGK
- a CDS encoding 4Fe-4S binding protein; its protein translation is MATKTVRKIIHIDEERCNGCGLCVSPCVEGAIEIVDGKAKVVKDELCDGAGFCLGICPMDALTIIEREADEFSEDAVREHKATHKVDPVTQYCHWCRTPDTVRPLLPARYQGNSVWVCVKCLPPLIHG